AAAATTGCCATCTCTTCTAGAAACCCGAAAAATGGAGTATATGATATGATGtgatatgatcatatcatatggTATGGCATATTTTGGTCTCTATTAATGTGTGGAACATTATCAACAATTTACATTTCAGTTCATATGGGGGTTATATATTGCTGGGAGATTTTGTGTCATGGACACAACCTATCCTCATATCTCCACTTTTAGAAACCGTATTTTGGATGATTGGAAATGCGCAATTGATATGAGAAATTTTGGGATCTGGCCACCTCCTGATGGTTGTGGCATACAGATTTTTATTTTGCTTCTAACAGATAATAAGTAGAAAGGCTAATTATTGTATTTTACTGAGTACAGAAGGACTTGGACCTTTATAACAACACCATCAGTCAAACCAAATGGACAAGTATTGGCAATGGTAGCTCCCAGCGGCCTTCATCACAAAAGCCAACAAATCAAGGACATGCTTTGAGAAGATCTGTGAGTCACAAGGATTTCTTGCAGTCACATGACATTTACTCGGTAACTCTGCAAATCTAAAATTCTATGATTATTTTGCATTTTCCCTTCTCATTGGAGGTGGTGTGCATGCTAGATAAAAAGAATAATAGAAATAGGAGATCATACAAATAGATGCAAAAGAATTGATTTTTCTTGAGTGTAAGTGCGCTTAAAATGAGTTGATACTGATTATCACACTCTTTGTATTTAGTGTTGGTTTGGTGAAGTAATCTTGAACAACTGGGAAATTTGACTTTATGtgacttttttttcttctcctttgttGTTGTTTTTTACTAGAGCCAGTCTTCTTTGCTAACTTATGATGAAACACGGGAAGTTTGTTCACATAAAAGTGAGACTGAGAAAACAATTCAGGCAGTTGATGCCCAGGAAAAGGTTAGTTTTACTAGTTGAGACCAACAGTCTGTATGAGCTAGTGTTCATTATCTGCAGTAATATCTTAAGGCATTTAGTGCAATCAATGACTCAAATTTATTGAGTTCCGCCTGAGATATCTAACATCTGTGGTTCCCATTGCATTCTCAGATGGAACATCCCACTGGGGATGGAGAGGGGACTGGATTATATGAAGCCATGCATAAAGAAGTGAGACATGCAGTAGAAGAGATCAAGACTGAGCTTGAGAAGGCTTGTGTTCTTGCGGAATTCATGTCTCAGTTTTCATTAGCTGACAAAAATTTTGTCCATCTTAACTTTAATTGCGGCTGTTTCTAATCCAAAATAGTAGGAAAAGCTTATGCTTATCATAGTTATTTATTAAGTTTGTGATTCTCCTACAATCATTATTGTGTCATCATTTACATGTTCATAATAGCATACATATAAGATATCCTTTACTTTCCGATACTCATGAAATTTATTGTTTATGCAGGTCAGGGTGAAAACAGAACCCACAACCATTCTCAATGACAGTGAGAACCAGGCAAAGAGTTTGAATGTTATCCAAGTTATTACTGATATCCGAAGGAACTACACCACCAAATTGGAACAGGCATGATAGAGGAGATTCCTTTTTGATACTTGTGGGAATATAGTATTTGGTGAATAGCCTGTGTAGTTAATTGTGATAATTCATGAAAATGCAATAGTTTGTATAATCTGTCATGCTTTTACATATCCCACTAAAAGTTGGTTGATGCATgacatttttgagaatatgtCTAAGAAATGCATGGAATTTGGGAGACAAATAAGGCTAGACATGCACTAGAAGATATAATTTCTTACTTGTGTCTTCTGTGCTCCTTTATATTTTCCAAGATTACATCCGTTTTCCACTATTGATCTTCTTTTTTCATTGCCTACCATACTGAGGAAACCAAACAACCATTCTGTTACAAACTTGAAGTCACCTAAGATTGGTAAACCCCTACATTTCATCTGGTAATTTAGGTTGGGAGTCAGTTTCCTGCATGAAACAAAATTTGCGTTACTTGGATTTATGGTCTTTCATCATTTTAGTCCAAACTATGTTGCTTCATTTTAGATGACCTTTTTCTTAATCATCATATTTTGCTATCATGTGTCGTAAATTTTGATAATGTTATGCTCTTttattcatttttctttaaatgatggcaaaaaaaaagaatgagagatAATGTTTGGAAAATTCAGAGTAAGTTCTACTAAATTAATACCAGGCGCTTGTATGGTTTGCTGCATATATTAAAGTACTTTTTTTTGGCTTAATTTTTCCAGTCAGAGAAGTGGAAGCAAGAATTGCTGGCAGAATTGGCAGCAGAGGAGCAGCATGGTCAGGAGCTTACTAAAATTGTGAAAGAGTTGCTTTCTTCACCAAAACCAGCTGCTGCTCCAGAAAGACCCTCACGATCTAGAAGTGTAAGCTTACTCTTAAGCATCGTTTATGGTgaattcatcatttttttctcatGACACTACCATTTTTAGTTGAACATGTTTCAGAGAAACAATGATAGAACAAGGATGTCTAAACGTCTGACAGAGGAGGCAGAAAGATATTTTGAAGATTTCCTTTCAAATGTTGAAGATGCAGACATATCATCCTTTGATGGAGAAATAAGTGATACGAGTTCCACGTTTAGAGACTTGATGCTGCATAATAATTTACCAGAAACACCTACGAGTTTGACAAAAGCTGCTCCGCTGCCTGTTGAGGCAGATGGTGTTGTACTTCCTTGGTTGCAGTGGGAGACCAGTAATGATATGTCTCTGTCATGCAAAACTAAGACTGAGGTGCCAGTGATATCAGGAAATATTTTGCCTGCTTCAGCACAGGTGGTTATTTTTGTTCATTTTCTGGAacatttttcctttcttttgaaTGTGATGGTGAGATCTATAACTATTTCTTGGACAATCATATTAGATATTTCAGATCTTGTAAGTTTCATAACTTGTATGAGAAAATAAGGCAACAAATGTGGTGCTGAATATTTGTAACTCATTAAACAATATTCATGGTCACTCAGACCTAATCTATAGTGGTTGATACGGTTTTGTTTGAGACTGGTATTTATAGACTTCTTTTTGGTCTCTACTTGCTGGTTTTCTGAGCATTCTGAGAGATgttttatgcatgtattatatTTTTGAGAATTTATGCATATATTATTACCATGATTGATACATGCAGATATTTGGTCATTAACTATTATGTGTACCAAGTCCGTTTTGCTTTTGAAGTATCGGATCCTCCTTGGCTGGTTGATTTGCCCGTTAATGTCTTCTTTGACATAATATGTTTCAGGAAGCCAGTGCTGAATTTGATGGAGGGAAACTCATCAGCAGTAGTCTTGGGAGTTGGATCCCTGAATGCAAGATTTCTAGAGAGGAAAAAGGTGGCAGACTTGGATATGTAGGAAGCCACCTGAGCAATTCTGATGGTGGAGCAGAAGTGTCTAAATTTGACATGGATGAGTACCTGGCCTTACAACACAATGAAGATCTTCTATTCGAGAGGTTGAAGCAGAGGAAAAGAATAGACTCGGGTAGTCTGATTTTATGTGGAAGAACCATACTGTGGAGCTTGGTTGAGCTTTAAAGAAGCTTGGCTATCTTTATATTACACAGAGTGGTGTATGTAGACATTTGAATTGTCAACATCTGCCTCAAATAGTTGAGGGTTAAATATCTCCTTTCTAAATGCAAGCAATCACCTTGTTTAAATTTTGCTCACTGGACGTGGCTTTCTTTGATAAAAGAGCATCAATTCCCAAACTATGCTCAAACTGCGTTGCAGGTGCTTCTTAACTAGCTAATAAGTGAAGCACTTAGCATGCTGTTAGGCTTATATAAACATTACACTCTGTGCCTCGACATTATTCTCGTGGTCTCAATTATTGCAGTACGATCATCTTATGCTAGAGTTGTTGGCACTTTATGCCCAATTCTTGCTCAGGTTGGCAGTGGATTTTTGTTGGTTGGCTTGGTTTCACCATATGAGGTGATGAAGTGTGCCTCTGATAACCTTCAAGGGCTAACATATGATGACCTCTACAGCATTTGTTTGGAATCGGGGCTTCATGTAGCGACTGAATGGTCATATATTTAAGCCTGCATGATAAAAGGTAATTAGGAGAAGCATTACGGCATGATGTGAAGAGGGAACTAGAATTACAAGGCCGATATCACCATCACCTTATTTGATATAGATGTTCCGGTCTCCGGCCAGGCTCCTTGGGAGTCATGAATTCAGCAAGAAGAGTTCAGCTTCTTCAACGAATGGCCCATGTCAGAAATCCGGGCAACTGGGTCACACTTCTCCGCATGGTGATGGTGCTTCAAAACCAAGACCTAACAAGTAAACCCTTCCTTATCTAGCTACCCTTGCCATGTGTCCCACATCTGTTGGACACCTAGATCAGGCCTCACCTGGCAGGTATCCAGCTCAAATTCAATTTAGATGTTCGTGCTCTCATTCCCTTCTAACTGTCAAtgcttttttattttgtttgattCTGTTCACAGAGATCAACACTGGAGTAGACATTCTATAGTTTTTCCAAGCTAAACCTACAGTAAACGGGAGGAAGAGAGGTAGGAGATACCAAAGCCAATGGCAATCCAAACTCCTCTCATCAATGGAGGCTGGAAGACTAACTTCTAAGGGGAAGGCCTCGTCAATTAATCCAGtccctctctatctctcgagcctCTAAGAAGGGCCTCCTTTGTTGTTCGAGCAGCCTCCACACCCCAGCAAAGGTTTGCTTTCTCTGACCATCTATTTTTATAGTCCAGTTTTTGTGATCCATGAAACATCCTTTAAAGGCTGAGAGTCATGAATCCAGCATCGCTTCTTCTTGACAACAGATTACACATCCTGACTTTATATTATCATATGTTCGATCGGTACTCAAGTTTTAGCAGTCTGATATTTTAGGTTGGGCCTCATAAAACCTAGGATTCAATTCTTCTGCATGCGACCACTATAATAACCTCAAAGTCTTTAATATAAAGAGTAGAATAagctatatgtaccaaaaaaaaaaaaaaagagtagaaTAAGCTAAACTTTCAGGTCCTTATCCACTGCTAATATGAATGGCTTGGTGTCTTCACAGCCAGGAGCAGACAGACTCCAGACAGTCGCTCTCTTACTTGGATGGAAGGTATTGATGTAAATTGCAACTCAAATAAGTATTACATGCATTATATAGCCAGCAACTAGCATGCACGAGGCATCCATCTCATGCTTCCTCTCTCGGATCCTGAGGGCACCGGCGGATTCATCGAGCTTAAATGGCTGGCCTACGGCGAGGTCATCAACGGCCGGTTCTCCATGCTCGGTGCCGCCGCGCCGGTGCACTTGCACCCGAGAGCTTGGGCAAGCTCGGCCTATTCCCAGCCGAGACCGCCCTCCCCTGGTTCAAGCCCGGCGTCATCCCTGGCGGGGATCTATAACTGCTGGGCCGACCCTTGCACCCTCTTCGTGATCGAGTTGGCCATTGGGTTCGCGCAGCACCGGCAGTGCCAGGACTGGACCAAGCTAGGCTCCATGGGGAAGCTGGAAGCAGTACTTTTGAGACGTTCTTGGCTGGGTCCGCGGACCCTGCATGCCCTGGTGGTCCCTTGTTCAACCCTGTAGGGGCTTGGGAAGGACGACAAATCCATGAAGGAGTTGAAGCTTAAGGTGGTGAAGAATGGGCGGCTGGCCATGCTGGCTACCTTTGGATAATTTGTTCAGCTATAATTATTACTCCGAGATTTGTCCTGGTCCACGTGGACCTggtccatgcaataatttctcccccTGCCACTTGGCTGACCCAGTCAACAACAACAATTGACCGGTCTTAAATTCCACTAGGGTTACGGTTCTGTGAATGGTGTATTATTATTAGCCGTAGACACGTTGAGCAAGCTGTAACTTCTGTACTATAGTTATGATCTCAAGCACTCTTAATAACCTGAAGAACCTACCTTTacccagccaaaaaaaaaaaccctgcAGAATCTATCAAATTGAACTCAATTGGCTAAAAATGACAAATAATGACTGTTATCCAACCTACTGTGCGACTAGGCGAATAATGCTTGCTATTTTTGTTACATTGATGTATGACTCaggaaaaaataataaatgaatgaaataaataaataaataaataaaatacaacAGTAATATttagaagaataattttttttttaaaaaaagtactGCTCTTATGATCCAAACTTCTCCTGCTTGCTCTATTTTATCATTGTCAAGAGATTATCATGTAAAGCAAACCGATTGGAATCAAAAGCTTTGTTGAAAGTTTTCCCCGTACGTCATTATTATTGTACTAATAATGTAGCTTGAGCCCACAAACCATAAAAAGCAACAAAACCCTAATCATGAAATTACTGAACATAAGCAAAAGTAGAAAAGATAATTACTAAACAAGTTTTTCTTagtgcgcgcgcgcgcgtgcgcgagagagaaagagtgaaaaagtGTGGCGGGGAATGTGGAGGCTCCGGTTCAAGCTTTGTCGGGGCGGATCAAATTCAAACTGGCGGGACCCGCGGATCCCGTTCCAAGCGCGAACATTGGGACATGCTCCCGTACGGATTCGGCATGCGCCTACGTAGCGGACGACGATTGGACCTTGTACACCGACCCCACTTCCCTTGGATTTATTGGGGCTTGCTGTGCTCGCTCCAAGCTGCGCACGACTTGCAAAGACTCTGCAACAGCACCCGAAAACCGGGGACCCAAAAATAAACCCACTGCTACCCACGATGTACGGCGAGGGATCCGAACGCAAAGGCAGCCCTGTCGTTGGTTAACACTACTCTAAGTCAAAGTTGGCATATTCCcataaactctctctctctctctctctctctctctctctctctctcgctgacaTCATGCACTCCTAAAGTTACCATTTACCATGGTGCACTCATAAAAGCTAGCACAGGGACGGGGAAGTGAAAACGGCGATGTAAGGGAATGAGAATTACCCGGTAAGGGCGGTTTCGTTCGTTTGCGGCTTGTCCACGGGGTATCCTTGTGTTCTGTTGCCATTATTAACAGTGACATGTGGTGCTACTTTGCTTGATAACTGCTGGTATAAAACAGTTTCACCGGCTTGATTTCCAAGGATAACAAAATGAATGCCACCTTCCAAGTTTGATCGAGAGTTCCACTTCTTTCATtcaacaaggaaaaaaaaaagaaggattgaGTGTTCCATTTAGAAACTTCTCTTTAGCAAAAGCGTTGAGAAAAGAGATGCCAAACGGCTCATGTTATTTAGTTGTAACATGCAAAAAAGCTATGGAGAATGATATGATTTAACGCAAGCACATCAAATGTCACGCTGAACCTGCTTTTGGTGAGGAGGCCAGCTAGTTTCTAGGGTATCATTTAGTGAAAACAAAGGATAGGTATCAAGATAGAGCATAAAATGAATCTTTTAAATAGAAGGCTTTGATAACAATACCAACTGGTTGAGTCGATGAAGTCACACACACACACTATATTTTCAGAATTGCACCGAGTGAGAATGGGAGGAAGCCGACTAATAGCTATACTACTACTTAATGAAGAGTTTGCCGAAATTACCTTTAAACATCTTCCGCCTTGATAATTTCACTTTCATTTTACAAAAAATTGTAGGCTTTTGTTTTCTATGCAATAAACTATTGTATCGCTAAATCTTATTTTGCTAATAAATGTGAGACAGTTCACAATATTCATGGATataatttaatttctaaattatgcTTATATAAAATCAGGTATCCCGTCAACCTGCATGCATCCAAAGCTATTTAGCTTAGGCATACGGAACAGGATTACATGAACCTTTACCAGGGAGAGCAACtttagcccttttttttttttttttcaaatgctaCAACTCATTTGAAAAAGATGGTAGTTAAAATAGCCGAGaactcaaaaagaaaagaattctcAAGGAAGGATTCAAGGACTAAATGAAATAGCCAAAATGAAATTCATCCGCCATGATTACAACTAAAATTCTTTTCACAAGACCATTTTCCTACATCTCTCGCTCTCTAAAGAAAGAAGCTACCTTTCAGGCTCCTTCAATCATGCTCTGATAACCTCCTATTTGTACACAGGTACTACCACAAGCCATTATTTATTACTTCATGCGCTGTaaattttgagagagagagagagagagagactggcATAGTCCTCAATTAAGCAGTATGAAAATGCCTCCAGGACCAAAAGGAACATTCTATATCGATTTCCTAGTAAGAAGTCATGGATTTCCTTAAAAAAGCCATATGGAAGACTCTCTTTTTTCATTCAGTACTAATACAACTGAGCTTACACATAAAACATACTCCAAACAAGATGAAGACCAGCATTCCAGAAAGGCAACGACAACATTGACATCATTTTTCATGCTTTTGAGAAGATAGTCCCATTAGAACTTCAAACAATTATAAAACTCAAAAATTCAGGGTTTAAGCCTTCATTCTTTCAGCACTGGTCAAGTATGATGCATCTCAATGACCAGTCAGTCTGTATACAAAAGAGGAGATCCTGGCTTCATTGCCAACTTTTTTAAGCAAAATGGAAGATTTTGAGGCCCAGATAATTTTCAACCATTATCAGATAGTTTCATTGGAAGGTCCGACTATAGCACAATGATGGTGTCAGATGGGCTGTTGAAGGTGATTGGAACATATAAGAGCTGAGCGGGACTGAGCCTTCTGAAGTGTTATCATGCTTCACAGGGATATAAGCATTGGCCATTGGGTGTGACAGAGAGTAGGAAGGCCTGACAATTCCTCGGACTTCTCTTGACACATATGGGCTCTTTGGTGGGAAGCAGGAGAAAGGCCTTGGAGGAATAAGAGTACTGGAAGCTTGAAAAGCTGGTGGCAAAGCTACTGCTGGACTAGGTACACTTCTGCTCAGTTCAGCCTCAACTTCAGAAGAATCATCAATTACAATTACATCTCTGTAGGGAGGATGAACAGAAGAAAGAGGATTTTGGTGATGTTGAGATGCGGTAGTTGTCCCTATGCTAGATGGCAGAGGAGAACGGagtttctttcctctcttctgcTGAGACTTTATCGAAGGAACCCCCACAAAGCCACTTACCTGCTGCTTAGCTTTTGGTGAATCCTGGCTGAGGACCGCACAGCCAATTGGAATTTGATGTTGTTGGTATGAGAAGCTAATCTTACTCAAGCCATTGTTCATGGAAGTAAGTCCCAGAGGTAGACATTTCATTGTTGAGGCATAGTCTGAATCAGAAGGAAGAACTTTAGGAAGTTGTGCCAACTCTTCATTTTTCAAAAATAGATCCTTACCCATCAGCCTGAATATTGGATTGGAAGTGGCCTGACCCTGAGCGTGAGAATATGGGCTTGGTGGCCCAAAATCGCTCCCTGGTGGGATTTTAGAAGCAAAATCTGAAGAAACTTCTGCTAAAATGGATTCCGTAGGTGACTCCAGGATGGGGGCAGATATTTCACCAGTTTTCAAACAGTGGAAAGCACTAGAAGACGAGGAGATGGTTGGCCTAATGCACAAGTTGGATACAATCTGCTTTCCCTTTGAAGAAAATATGGACTTAGTCACAGTACTTTGTCTCAAGGGCTGAGGAGATTCTTGTGAAAGGCTTTCCCTGCAAAAGCAGTAGCAAGGTTGATCATGTGACAACTTTTCAGGTTCCGTCACTGCTGCAATTGCCTTAACTTGATTTCTTATTAACTTCATTCCTTCAGTTCCTCTGGTGCTTGCAACACATGGCAATACTGAGTTATTTAACAAGCTCGAGCTCAACTTATCTTGGTCAGCAGCATCTTTCACACATTGTTTTGCATCAGAATCTTTTGATTGGGAAAGTTCTGGAGAACAAGGACAGATGTTTGAGGAAGTTGAAGCGAGAGAACCAGATGCTTCTATACCACCAGCCAAATTACGATCTTGACTTGACGTCATCCTTAATGTGGTTATTGATGAATTCTCTTGAGGAAACCCAAGAACCATGTCCACAGGGACAATCAGAGAAGTAGAAGACACTTTGATGGAAGTACTTCTTTGGTCTTCTGATTGCTTAAGTATGCATAAGTTCCCCTCCTCGCCCACCTGTTCAATGTGCTTGTTGATTATTTTGTTACGGGTAACATCACATTGCAAAACTTGCTCATCATTCAGTCTACCTTCCAATGGTGCTTCAGATCCACAGAAAGATTCTCCATGTTCTAGCTCAGATGGCCGTGGGGTCAACCTGGGACTGAAAGCTGGTGCCAAATGTTGAATAATTAGATTTTCGCCGCCGCCATGTTCATTAACAGCTTTATCCATGGAAGGTTGATTTGCAACATCATCACAGCCAAAGGGCTCACACTGCATATCTGAAGCTTCAATGTCAGAAGCATAGCAGTCAGCTCTAGCTCCCAAATGCAGTCTCTTTTTAGCATCCTGCTGCTTAACCATTGTAGAGAAGCCTTCTCTTTCTTGTTCAGATTCTCGAACTCTGGAGATTGTTAGGTTCTCAGATAAACTGGGCTGGTTGGCATTGCTCGTCTCATTAGCTCTTGGAGAATGATCAAAGCCAAAATCTTCAGTAGAACCATGCAGTCCTTTGTTGATGTCAGATGGTAACTTTCCTCTCCGTTTACCAGAGACTGATATGGATCTATGCTTCCGGAACTTCTTAACGGTCAATCTTTTCTCACCCTCATCACCTTTGCTCTCTTCGAAAGAGAATGACTTTCCTAGCAAAACATTCTTCTTTGACATTGACCTTTTTCTGGTTTGAGGTGAGGGATGACAACACTCGGAAGGTATTGTATTAATGTCAGAAGAATTATCAGACTTCTGTAAGGTACTCAACTGTATCTCTTCTCTTTTGTTTCTTGGCGAAGAAACAAAATTCCCGGATGATCTTGATGGTTTCAGCATGAGACCGCTAGCTAAAGAAGTGTTTTCAGGAGATAACCTAGAATTCAATTTAGGTGGTTTTGGAGGCCTTGTATTCGAATTATGAGTAGCATGGACAGAATTAGATAGAATGTCCACTCTTTTGGTTTTTGGAGAAGAGGCCAAGACCTCAGCTGACCTCGAAAGTTTCAGAATATGGCTTTTAACAACAGAAGAATTACCTGGATCTGGCTGATTACCTTCCACAGAAGTGTCCAAAGTGCTAGGCACTGTGCTTTCCATACTTCTGTGGGTGCCTTTTTTGTTGAATTTTCTTGAGGGACCCGATCGTTTAGAGCATACCCACTGTCTTAATGTTCCAGGACCATGACTCTTGGCTTGGTCTTCAGCATTCAATATGCACGATAGGGATTCTTCCTTCTTGTCATAAGTATTTGAATGGCAATCTCCAATTTGTGTCACTAGAGTCTGGTAAGGAAAAAGTAAAAAGAGATAAGATACTCATGTTATCACATCTGATGTCATGCTACAAAAATGAAAGACCAAAACAACTCAGACAAATAAGCAAAACTACacaaaggtaaaaaaaaaaaaaaaaaaaaaaaagagaaaggtaaaaataaaataaatgtagCTTGGTGCACAAATGAGAACTGGTTGTTTACTATTTAACTTCATAATAAGTATTCGTATAAAAAGGAAAATTATGAGCTCAAAATGCTAGCAGAGTTGCAAggaaaattatgagaaaaagttgaatagcaagcataagcaaggtgCATCATATCATGGACATGAAAATATTGTAATTATATTGAGACTGCAATGCAGGGTCAAGCGGTCATATTCATGGCTTATCAGCTAATTGTCAGATCAAATATCagccaacaattttttttttttttgtaaaaaaaaaaaaaagatcatggtCATTTCATGATTCAGAATCAGTGTCCTTTGCAAGTTCGATtccagattttgaaaaattgacagaaatattgtaacaccccaaaaaagaaagaaagacaaaCACACGTTGAAGGATTGGTTTGTCATGTTCCGGAtgacatattttaaatcaaagttTTCCTATCAACCACATTCTACTGATTTTGGAAGATCAAACAGTTTGGGAGATCAAACAGCTGCACTATGTTGCTTCATCATGAGTTCACAAAAGGATGACGCTTGCATAGATCCAGGTTTGCTCATATTTAGCAACATGTACTATATATGTacttaaaaaaaaaggaaaaactaaTGTACCATACCTTGCCTCTAAACAGCTTGAATGAGCACAATCTTTTTTTATGTTGATTAGTTTTCATATACTTTGAGTACTTGGATTTGAAACacttcttcttgctgatcaaaGAACTCTTGCCTGCTGTAATGCCTTTCACATGCTTCCTCAACTTACGATTCTCCTTTGAATTCACTGGTGGTACATCAGTGAACTTAGATATAATTCGAAGCTTCGTCCCATTTGAATCAACATAAACCGCCCCATCATTTCCATCATTCGAGGCACCAGATATTGACAACTTTGGTCTTTTGCTTTCACAGCTAACCTCACCAGCCGCTGCCACCAAAGCTAAGTCTACAGCCCAGTTCGTGCCGTTCCTTCTATCAAGGTCTTCGATCGTGCAGCGGGGTGCAGTTGTATAGATATCCACCATCAGCCTTTTCTTCCTTGGTTTCACTTTTGAAAGCTTGGGCACGCCCCGCTTGGTATCAGACTCCTCAGAGAGGCACTGATCAATGTGAGCGTTCAAAGTGGTGTTTGATGTGGATGTGAATGTCTTACAAACAGGGCAAACCTTTGAAGCCATGGGATCTGAAACAGTGCTGGAACTGGATACTATATCTTCCTCCCTGATGGTCTCGGATGTGCTGCTCAACTTTACAACTGACCTGCACTTCTTCTCCGATGGTTCACATCTGACTTCAAGCTTTTCCGGCAGCAAAGGAGGTTCCTCAACCTCTAATTCTGATGATGCTTCCGAAGCACTTTTATTTACATTTACTGTGCAAGGTCGTTCACTGGTCTGGCCCGATATTCTCTTGATCCGACCGTGATTCGTAATGGTGGAGACCGGTTCAGGTTCAACACTGATCAGTTCATCACCTGAATGGATTCTGCGATCGACCTTAGATTTTCTAGACAATGATAATAAGTGTTGAGCTTGATCTGAACACTCTACAACCAATTGATCTGGTGGCAAACAGAATTCATGCTCAATGCTATCGAGAATTGGACCAATATCTTTAGTTTCAAGTGATTT
The DNA window shown above is from Elaeis guineensis isolate ETL-2024a chromosome 8, EG11, whole genome shotgun sequence and carries:
- the LOC105050539 gene encoding uncharacterized protein isoform X2; the protein is MATAALRSTSRRAPIGGGGGVEDAGSSNCGGDRRRSRSLSRYSGRFPSPPPVSDDFSTPRGRFVNKVRVSGFPEISLDDLADEFFRARAESEEEEEEERRSAARRSDRRSSVASYRMETESSRRRGRSVSRPPDRRAADGKPTTGGSSRRQRSVTVARHRCSDSEKDLDLYNNTISQTKWTSIGNGSSQRPSSQKPTNQGHALRRSVSHKDFLQSHDIYSSSLLTYDETREVCSHKSETEKTIQAVDAQEKMEHPTGDGEGTGLYEAMHKEVRHAVEEIKTELEKVRVKTEPTTILNDSENQAKSLNVIQVITDIRRNYTTKLEQSEKWKQELLAELAAEEQHGQELTKIVKELLSSPKPAAAPERPSRSRSLNMFQRNNDRTRMSKRLTEEAERYFEDFLSNVEDADISSFDGEISDTSSTFRDLMLHNNLPETPTSLTKAAPLPVEADGVVLPWLQWETSNDMSLSCKTKTEVPVISGNILPASAQEASAEFDGGKLISSSLGSWIPECKISREEKGGRLGYVGSHLSNSDGGAEVSKFDMDEYLALQHNEDLLFERLKQRKRIDSGSLILCGRTILWSLVEL
- the LOC105050539 gene encoding uncharacterized protein isoform X1; translated protein: MATAALRSTSRRAPIGGGGGVEDAGSSNCGGDRRRSRSLSRYSGRFPSPPPVSDDFSTPRGRFVNKVRVSGFPEISLDDLADEFFRARAESEEEEEEERRSAARRSDRRSSVASYRMETESSRRRGRSVSRPPDRRAADGKPTTGGSSRRQRSVTVARHRCSDSEKDLDLYNNTISQTKWTSIGNGSSQRPSSQKPTNQGHALRRSVSHKDFLQSHDIYSSQSSLLTYDETREVCSHKSETEKTIQAVDAQEKMEHPTGDGEGTGLYEAMHKEVRHAVEEIKTELEKVRVKTEPTTILNDSENQAKSLNVIQVITDIRRNYTTKLEQSEKWKQELLAELAAEEQHGQELTKIVKELLSSPKPAAAPERPSRSRSLNMFQRNNDRTRMSKRLTEEAERYFEDFLSNVEDADISSFDGEISDTSSTFRDLMLHNNLPETPTSLTKAAPLPVEADGVVLPWLQWETSNDMSLSCKTKTEVPVISGNILPASAQEASAEFDGGKLISSSLGSWIPECKISREEKGGRLGYVGSHLSNSDGGAEVSKFDMDEYLALQHNEDLLFERLKQRKRIDSGSLILCGRTILWSLVEL
- the LOC105050539 gene encoding uncharacterized protein isoform X3 is translated as MATAALRSTSRRAPIGGGGGVEDAGSSNCGGDRRRSRSLSRYSGRFPSPPPVSDDFSTPRGRFVNKVRVSGFPEISLDDLADEFFRARAESEEEEEEERRSAARRSDRRSSVASYRMETESSRRRGRSVSRPPDRRAADGKPTTGGSSRRQRSVTVARHRCSDSEKDLDLYNNTISQTKWTSIGNGSSQRPSSQKPTNQGHALRRSVSHKDFLQSHDIYSSQSSLLTYDETREVCSHKSETEKTIQAVDAQEKMEHPTGDGEGTGLYEAMHKEVRHAVEEIKTELEKVRVKTEPTTILNDSENQAKSLNVIQVITDIRRNYTTKLEQSEKWKQELLAELAAEEQHGQELTKIVKELLSSPKPAAAPERPSRSRSRNNDRTRMSKRLTEEAERYFEDFLSNVEDADISSFDGEISDTSSTFRDLMLHNNLPETPTSLTKAAPLPVEADGVVLPWLQWETSNDMSLSCKTKTEVPVISGNILPASAQEASAEFDGGKLISSSLGSWIPECKISREEKGGRLGYVGSHLSNSDGGAEVSKFDMDEYLALQHNEDLLFERLKQRKRIDSGSLILCGRTILWSLVEL